CGGAAAGCAAGGTCACCCCGCAGGTCGCCAACCGCCGGTCCCTGGGCCTGTTCCCGATCGTGTTCGGCGTCGACGAGTGCCAAGAGGTGTTCTCCCACCCGGACTACAAGGACGAGGCGGACCGGATCTTCACCGCGATCGTCAAACGTGGTCCCGCGATGGGGATCATGCCGGTCCTGGCCACTCAACGCCCGGACGCGAAGTCCCTGCCGACCGGGGTCTCCGCGAACATCGGGATCCGGTTCTGCCTGAAGGTCATGGGCCAGACCGAGAACGACATGGTGCTGGGCACCTCCCGCTACAAGGAGGGTGTGCGCGCCACCACGTTCGCGCTGCAGGACAAGGGCATCGGCTACCTCATCGGTGGCGAGGACAACCCCGAACCGCAGCTGGTCCGCTCGGCCTACATCGACGCCAAGACGGCGGAGAAGGTGATCGAGCGTGCCTACCAGCTCCGGCAGCGCGCCGGCACCCTGTCCGGGCACGCCATCGGCGAGCAACTGGCCCCCAACGCACCTTCGGTGTCGCTGCTCGACGACCTCATCGCCGTCACCCGCGTCGATGAGGACACGGTGTGGTCCGAGGTCGCCTGCGCTCGACTGGGTGAGCTGCGTGCGGACATCTACCGCGGCTGGACCGCCAAGCAACTCGCCGACGCGCTCAAGCCGTACGGCGTGACCACCAAACAGGTCTGGGGCAATGACCCCGCAACCGGCGAGGGCCGCAACCGTCGCGGCATCGTCCGCGCCCACCTTCTTGCCGCCCGCGACAAGGCCGAGGAGGGCCGAGCAGACGACTGATCCCTAGCAACTCCTCCCGCTAGACCTAGCGGGCCCGCTAGCACCCACCCAACGCCGCTGACCTCGAACGACACCCGTCTAGCGGTGGCGGCCCCGTGCGCCCGTTAACCGCCCGTCCGAAAGGCCCATCCGTGACATCGCTGCACCTCGCCGCTAGCCCAGCCGGCACCGATCCCGAGCTGATCGCCATCGCGGTCATCGCCGGGCTCGCACTGGTGGCTGGCTACGCGCTCTCCTGCGCGCTGTGGCCGTTCGCCGCGTGTCGGTGGTGCGACGGCACCGGCAAGCGTCGTTCCCCGTCCGGCCGTGCCTGGCGGTACTGCCGGCACTGCCGTGGCACCGGCGGCCGCGTACGGCTCGGCCGCCAGCTCGTCACCGCGTTCCGCCGCGTCCGCGACCGCGGCACCCGCCCGCCCCGCCGCGTCACCCGATGGAGGGACACCAGCAAGTGACCACCCGCCACCCGCAGACCAGCAACCACGCCGTGTTCGTCGCTGAGAAGGAGAACCACCTGTGTTGAAGAAGGCACTCGGCTGGATCGCCGTCATCGTCGCCGTGCTCTGGATCGTCAACTCGCCCGGCGACGCCGCCGACCTGATCCGCAAGGTGTTCGACGCTCTGGCCACCCTCGCCACCTCGCTGTCCTAGGAGAACCCAACTATGCGCAAGCCACGACATGACCAGCGGCAAGACTGGGACTACGACGAGCTCGTCGCCGAACTCCGCGCCTGGGCCGCCGGCGACTACGGCATCGAAGCCGCGGTCGACCTGCTCGCCGCCCACGGGCACTGGCTGGCTCGCCGCGACTTCCGCGACGCCTGCCTGCACGCCACCGCAGAGCACCTGGTCACCGACTTCGACCTGCCGCAAGTGTGGCTGGGCTTCGACACCGCCGCGGCGATCGCCGACCACGGACGGGTACCCGCGTCTGGCAGTGAGCTGCAGATGTTGGCGGTCGCGGTCGAACTGGCCGGCTACTCGACCAGCCGGCCGCTGGGTGACCTGCTGCGCGGCCTCGACGACGCCAACACTGGCCACGTCCTCGACGCGATCGCGCACGCCGCCGGGCGGCGGGTGGTGGTCAGCCCGTGAGCTACCGAGACCACGCGACACGCGCCACCGAGCTCCTCGACGACGTGCACCGCCGGGTCGCCGACCCGCACGCGATCGCGGCTGCGCAGGTGCACGCCACCCTCGCCGTCGCCGCGGCAGTCGACGGCGTCACCGACCTGCTCGACGACATCGCGCTCGCACCGAACAGGAGAAGCCGATGATCCGCTGGCCGCACGGCACGAGACACGTTCCTGTCGACCAGCTCGCCGCGGGTCACATCGTCGTAGTTCCCGGTGCTGGCGCGTTCCGCATCGGACGGCTGATCGACGGGCCTGGCGGGCGCCGGTTGGCGCTCCTGGACTGGGACGACCTCGCGCTGATCCTGCGCCCCGGCGCCAGCCGTGAATGCCTCGTCCCCGCACCCCATGCACGACAGTCGCGACCGGCCACCGAGGCGGCCGCGCCCAGAGATGTCCGGCCAGCTCACCAGGACCGGCTGGCTGGCTAATCCCACCCATCACCAGGAAGGCAGTACCTGTGTCGAGCACCGAGAACACCTACACCATCGTCGGCAACCTCACCGCCGACCCTGAGGTCGCGTTCACGACAGCCGGGTCGCCGTATGCGCGGTTCACCATCGCGCACACCCCGCGCCGGTTCGACCGCGACACGGGGCAGTGGGTCGACGGGGACCCGCTGTTCATGCGTGCCGTCGCCTGGCGGCAGCTCGCCGAACACGTCGGCGATTCCCTACACAAGGGCGAACGGGTCGTCGCGACCGGACAGCTGCGCCAGTCGAGCTGGGAGACCGAGAACGGGGAGAAGCGGTTCGCGATCGACCTGCATGTCGACGAGATCGGCCCGAGCCTGCGGTTCGCCACGGCGAAGGTCACCAAGGCAACCCGTAGCCACGGCCAGCCCGAACCCGTCGACCCGTGGGTGACCAGCACCACCACCGGCAGCACGGGCGCGGACGCTGACCCGTGGGCCGTGCCCACCGCGCCGCAGCAGTCGCAGCCGGCAGTCGTCGGCGCGGGCGGCTCGGGTGACAAGCCGCCGTTCTAGCCGCGCCACCCGGGCCTCGGGTGTCTCTGCCCGCCGGTCCCGACCGGGCAGAGACACCCTCGCCGACCAGATCAACGCTGAGGAGTACCGAACGATGTTCCACCGCCACCAGCACAAGCACTGCGACTGCGGCTGGCGCTACCAGCTGTACAAGCAGCCACCCGCCGAGATCATCCGCCGCATAAGCGCGCTGGCGCAGCTCCCACTGTCCAGCCGCGGCTACCGCCGGCTGATGACCAACGTCGACGCCGCGCTGTTCTCCCGCCCCGACTATCCCGAGCTGATCCACCTTGCCACCGCCATCAAACGCGACCTGGGAGGCCACCAGTGACCCCGACCACCAACGCCACCGTGAACGCCGCGCTCACCGCCGCCGGCCTTGGCTGGCACGTGTTCCCTCTCGCCCCGGGCAGCAAACGGCCAGTGTTCAGGGCCTGGGAAACCCACGCCACCACCGCCCCAGACCGGATCCGCCGGTACTGGACCGCCCACCCCCGCCACGGCATCGGCATCGCCTGCGGACCCTCCGGCTTGCTCGTGATCGACATCGACCGGTCCAAGTCCAACGCGGATAGCCGGCCGCCGGAGTGGCAGCGACCCGGCATCACTGACGGCCTCGACGTGCTCGCCGCCGTCTGTGAGCAAGCCGGCGAGCCGCTACCGCCGACGACCTACACCGTCGCCACTCCCTCGGGTGGGCGGCACCTGTACTTCGCCCAACCAGCCGGGACCGAGCTGCGCAATACCCAAGGCGAGTACGGCGGCCTGGGCTGGCTGATCGACACCCGCGGCCACGGCGGCTACGTCGCTGCACCCGGGACCACCGTCAGCGGTCGCAGCTACGCCGTCGTCGACGATGGGCCAGTCGTGGACCTTCCTGCGTGGCTGGTCGACAAGCTGACCGCACTCGCTGCTTCGGCAGCCGCCGAGCCGGTGGGGCCGACGCGGTTACGCACCGGTCACCTATCCCGGTACGTCGACCGCGCGGTGCGGGCCGAGGTCGCGCACGTCCGCGCGGTCCAGCACGAGGGCGGCCGCAACCACGCGTTGTTCATGGCCGCGCAGAACCTCGGTCAGCTCGTCGCCGGCGGTGCGCTTGACGAGGCTACTGCTCGTGAGGCACTGCTGGCCGCGGCTGCCGATCACCTCGCCGCCGGCGCCTACACC
This is a stretch of genomic DNA from Streptosporangiales bacterium. It encodes these proteins:
- the ssb gene encoding single-stranded DNA-binding protein, whose protein sequence is MPRPRTPCTTVATGHRGGRAQRCPASSPGPAGWLIPPITRKAVPVSSTENTYTIVGNLTADPEVAFTTAGSPYARFTIAHTPRRFDRDTGQWVDGDPLFMRAVAWRQLAEHVGDSLHKGERVVATGQLRQSSWETENGEKRFAIDLHVDEIGPSLRFATAKVTKATRSHGQPEPVDPWVTSTTTGSTGADADPWAVPTAPQQSQPAVVGAGGSGDKPPF
- a CDS encoding DNA primase, whose product is MTPTTNATVNAALTAAGLGWHVFPLAPGSKRPVFRAWETHATTAPDRIRRYWTAHPRHGIGIACGPSGLLVIDIDRSKSNADSRPPEWQRPGITDGLDVLAAVCEQAGEPLPPTTYTVATPSGGRHLYFAQPAGTELRNTQGEYGGLGWLIDTRGHGGYVAAPGTTVSGRSYAVVDDGPVVDLPAWLVDKLTALAASAAAEPVGPTRLRTGHLSRYVDRAVRAEVAHVRAVQHEGGRNHALFMAAQNLGQLVAGGALDEATAREALLAAAADHLAAGAYTSREAHRTIASGLAAGARRPRRIEKTVAA